The Streptomyces sp. P9-A4 genome contains a region encoding:
- a CDS encoding dihydrodipicolinate synthase family protein: MNATTWSTDRPWRGIMVATTLPFKEDLSVDYDAYAEHVAWLIANGCDGVVPNGSLGEYQTLTAEERAQVVRTAVAAAGDGARVMPGVAAYGSAESRRWAEQAAEASCGSVLLLPPNAYRADERSVVAHYAEVAEVGIPIVAYNNPIDTKVDLVPSLLAKLHGDGSIVAVKEFSGDVRRAYEIGELAPELDLLIGADDVLLELALAGAVGWIAGYPNAFPASCAELYRAAVSGDMATARSLYSSLHSLLRWDSKVEFVQSIKLSMDIAGRKGGPTRPPRLPLVGAIDAAVRTATEKAVADGHR; the protein is encoded by the coding sequence ATGAACGCCACCACCTGGTCCACCGACCGTCCCTGGCGCGGAATCATGGTCGCCACCACCTTGCCCTTCAAGGAAGACCTCTCCGTCGACTACGACGCCTACGCCGAGCACGTGGCCTGGCTGATCGCCAACGGCTGCGACGGCGTCGTCCCCAACGGCTCCCTCGGCGAGTACCAGACGCTCACCGCCGAAGAGCGCGCCCAGGTCGTCCGTACCGCCGTCGCCGCCGCCGGTGACGGCGCGCGGGTCATGCCCGGTGTCGCCGCCTACGGCAGCGCCGAGTCCCGCCGCTGGGCCGAGCAGGCCGCCGAGGCCAGCTGCGGCTCGGTCCTGCTCCTGCCGCCCAACGCGTACCGCGCCGACGAGCGTTCCGTCGTCGCCCACTACGCCGAGGTCGCCGAGGTCGGCATCCCGATCGTCGCGTACAACAACCCGATCGACACCAAGGTCGACCTCGTCCCGAGCCTCCTCGCCAAGCTGCACGGCGACGGCAGCATCGTCGCCGTGAAGGAGTTCAGCGGCGACGTCCGCAGGGCGTACGAGATCGGCGAGCTCGCCCCCGAGCTCGACCTGCTGATCGGCGCCGACGACGTCCTCCTGGAACTGGCCCTCGCCGGCGCCGTCGGCTGGATCGCCGGCTACCCCAACGCCTTCCCCGCCAGCTGCGCCGAGCTGTACCGCGCCGCCGTCTCGGGCGACATGGCCACCGCCCGGTCGCTCTACTCCTCCCTGCACTCCCTGCTCCGCTGGGACTCCAAGGTCGAGTTCGTCCAGTCCATCAAGCTCTCCATGGACATCGCCGGCCGCAAGGGCGGGCCCACCCGTCCGCCGCGTCTCCCGCTCGTCGGCGCGATCGACGCCGCCGTGCGCACCGCCACCGAGAAGGCCGTCGCCGACGGCCACCGCTGA